In a single window of the Raphanus sativus cultivar WK10039 chromosome 9, ASM80110v3, whole genome shotgun sequence genome:
- the LOC108827880 gene encoding probable phospholipid-transporting ATPase 5, with translation MPRGRTRSKLRLSSLYTFGCLTPTSTLEGEEENQGPGFTRTVFCNQPHMHKKKKPLRYCSNYVSTTRYNLITFFPKSLYEQFHRAANLYFLVAAILSVFPLSPFNKWSMIAPLVFVVGLSMMKEALEDWRRFMQDVKINARKTSVHKGGGVFRQKKWKSVGVGDVVRVEKDEFFPADLLLLSSSYEDGICYVETMNLDGETNLKVKRSLEATMTLESFNNFTATIRCEDPNPSLYTFVGNLDYHGQTFPLDPSQILLRDSKLRNTSYVYGVVIFTGHDTKVMQNSTKSPSKRSRIERTMDYIIYTLLVLLILISCISSSGFAWETEFHMPKMWYLRPDAPEDLTNPISPVYAGVVHLITALLLYGYLIPISLYVSIEVVKVWQASFINQDLRMYDDESGVPALARTSNLNEELGQVHTVLSDKTGTLTCNQMDFLKCSIAGVSYGVRSSEVELAAAKQMAVDLEEHGEIASSTPQSQTKVYGTWDSSRTHEIETESGGDGGNYNNPRVPIKGFGFEDNRLMNGNWLRESQPDDILKFFRILAVCHTAIPELDEESGKYTYEAESPDEASFLAAAREFGFEFCKRTQSSVFVRERFSSSGQVIEREYKVLNLLEFTSKRKRMSVIVRDEEGQILLLCKGADSIIFDRLAKNGKTYLGPTTRHLTEYGEAGLRTLALAYRKLDEEEYTDWNSEFLKAKTSIGSDRDELLEKGSDMIEKELILVGATAVEDKLQKGVPQCIDKLAQAGLKLWVLTGDKMETAINIGFACSLLRQGMRQICITSINPDGGSQDSKRAVKENILNQLTKAVQMVKLENDPHAAFALIIDGKTLTYALEDDMKYQFLALAVDCASVICCRVSPKQKALVTRLVKEGTGRTTLAIGDGANDVGMIQEADIGVGISGVEGMQAVMASDFSIAQFRFLERLLVVHGHWCYKRIAQMICYFFYKNIAFGLTLFYFEAFTGFSGQSVYNDYYLLLFNVVLTSLPVIALGVFEQDVSSEICLQFPALYQQGTKNLFFDWSRILGWMCNGVYSSLVIFFLNIGIIYSQAFRAGGQTADMDAVGTTMFTCIIWAVNVQIALTMSHFTWIQHVLIWGSIGFWYLFLALYGMMPPSLSGNIYRILDEILAPAPVYWMATLLVTVAAVLPYVAHIAFQRFLNPLDHHIIQEIKYYKRDVEDARLWTREGTKAREKTKIGFTARVDAKIRHLRSKLNKKQSNLSHFSAQDAMSPRSL, from the exons ATGCCTCGAGGTAGAACAAGATCAAAGCTGCGACTAAGCAGTCTTTACACATTCGGATGCCTCACACCGACGAGCACGCTCGAAGGTGAAGAGGAGAATCAAGGTCCAGGGTTCACCCGTACAGTATTCTGCAACCAGCCCCACatgcacaagaagaagaagcctctGAGATACTGTTCCAACTACGTCTCCACCACACGTTACAACCTCATAACCTTTTTCCCCAAGTCTCTCTACGAGCAGTTCCACCGCGCCGCCAATCTCTACTTCCTCGTAGCCGCCATCCTCTCCGTCTTCCCTCTCTCCCCGTTCAACAAATGGAGCATGATCGCCCCCTTGGTCTTCGTCGTCGGCCTCAGCATGATGAAAGAGGCTCTCGAGGATTGGCGCAGGTTCATGCAGGACGTCAAGATCAACGCCAGGAAGACGTCCGTTCACAAAGGTGGCGGCGTGTTTCGTCAGAAAAAGTGGAAGAGTGTTGGAGTCGGAGACGTCGTGAGAGTGGAGAAGGACGAGTTCTTCCCCGCCGATCTGCTTCTCCTCTCCTCCAGCTACGAGGATGGGATCTGCTACGTCGAGACTATGAACTTAGACGGCGAGACGAATTTAAAAGTGAAGAGATCTCTTGAAGCGACGATGACGTTAGAGTCTTTCAACAACTTCACTGCCACGATAAGATGCGAGGATCCAAACCCGAGTCTCTACACCTTCGTTGGGAATCTTGACTATCATGGCCAAACGTTTCCTTTAGATCCGAGTCAGATTCTTTTACGAGACTCCAAGCTTAGAAACACATCTTACGTCTACGGAGTTGTTATCTTCACGGGACACGACACTAAAGTGATGCAGAACTCAACCAAGTCTCCTTCCAAGAGAAGCAGGATCGAGAGGACGATGGACTACATCATCTACACGCTTCTGGTACTACTCATCTTGATCTCTTGCATCAGCTCCTCAGGCTTCGCCTGGGAGACGGAGTTCCACATGCCGAAGATGTGGTACTTAAGACCAGACGCTCCCGAGGATCTAACCAACCCTATAAGTCCGGTTTACGCCGGTGTGGTCCATCTCATCACGGCTCTCTTGCTTTACGGATACTTGATACCGATCTCTCTTTACGTCTCCATAGAGGTTGTCAAAGTCTGGCAGGCGAGTTTTATTAATCAAGACTTGCGTATGTACGATGATGAGAGTGGTGTACCCGCGCTCGCGCGGACGTCGAATCTCAACGAGGAGCTTGGTCAGGTTCATACCGTGCTTTCGGATAAGACCGGGACGTTGACTTGTAACCAGATGGATTTCTTGAAATGTTCTATCGCTGGTGTTTCTTACGGTGTGCGGTCAAGCGAAGTGGAGCTCGCTGCTGCGAAGCAGATGGCTGTGGATCTCGAAGAGCATGGAGAGATAGCAAGTAGTACTCCTCAGTCTCAGACTAAAGTGTATGGTACGTGGGACAGTAGCCGCACGCATGAGATAGAGACTGAAAGTGGTGGAGATGGTGGTAACTATAACAATCCTAGAGTTCCTATCAAAGGGTTTGGTTTTGAGGATAACAGGCTGATGAATGGGAACTGGTTAAGAGAGTCACAACCAGATGATATATTGAAGTTCTTTCGCATATTAGCGGTTTGTCACACGGCGATCCCTGAGCTGGACGAGGAGAGTGGTAAGTACACTTACGAAGCAGAGTCCCCTGACGAGGCTTCTTTTCTCGCTGCTGCTAGAGAGTTTGGTTTTGAGTTTTGCAAGAGAACTCAGTCAAGCGTGTTTGTCCgtgagaggttttcttcttcaGGGCAAGTCATAGAAAG GGAGTATAAAGTTCTGAATCTGTTGGAGTTCACAAGCAAAAGAAAGAGAATGTCTGTTATTGTAAGGGATGAGGAAGGACAGATTCTTCTACTATGCAAAGGAGCCGACAG CATTATCTTTGATCGGTTGGCTAAGAATGGGAAGACATACTTGGGACCTACCACTAGACATTTAACCGAGTATGGAGAAGCTGGGCTTCGGACGCTTGCGCTTGCTTACAGAAAGCTTGATGAAGAGGAATACACAGATTGGAACTCTGAGTTTCTCAAGGCCAAAACTTCAATAGGTTCTGATAGAGATGAGCTGCTTGAGAAGGGTTCGGATATGATTGAAAAAGAGCTTATACTTGTAGGTGCTACTGCTGTGGAGGACAAGCTCCAGAAAGGG GTTCCTCAATGCATAGATAAACTTGCTCAAGCTGGCCTCAAGCTATGGGTTTTAACTGGAGACAAGATGGAGACAGCAATCAACATTGG ATTTGCGTGTAGTTTACTTAGGCAAGGCATGAGGCAGATCTGCATAACATCAATAAATCCAGATGGAGGATCACAAGATTCGAAAAGG GCTGTGAAAGAGAACATATTGAACCAGCTCACTAAAGCTGTACAAATGGTGAAGCTAGAGAACGATCCGCACGCTGCGTTTGCTTTGATCATCGACGGGAAGACTCTGACTTACGCATTGGAGGACGATATGAAGTATCAGTTCTTGGCCTTGGCAGTTGACTGTGCGTCAGTCATCTGCTGCCGCGTGTCTCCCAAGCAAAAGGCTCTGGTGACGAGGTTGGTTAAAGAAGGAACCGGGAGAACCACGTTGGCGATAGGTGACGGCGCAAACGATGTTGGGATGATTCAAGAAGCTGATATCGGTGTAGGGATCAGCGGCGTTGAAGGCATGCAGGCTGTTATGGCTAGTGACTTTTCCATTGCGCAGTTTCGGTTCTTGGAACGATTGCTCGTCGTCCATGGACACTGGTGCTACAAAAGAATAGCTCAAATG ATATGCTATTTCTTCTACAAGAACATAGCGTTTGGTCTCACTCTCTTCTACTTTGAGGCTTTCACCGGGTTTTCAGGACAATCGGTGTACAACGACTACTACTTATTGCTCTTCAACGTTGTCCTTACCTCATTGCCAGTGATTGCTCTTGGAGTCTTTGAACAGGATGTTTCCTCAGAGATCTGCTTACAA TTCCCTGCTTTATACCAACAAGGCACAAAGAACCTCTTCTTTGATTGGTCAAGAATCCTCGGATGGATGTGCAACGGCGTCTACTCGTCTCTCGTCATATTCTTCCTCAACATCGGAATCATTTACTCGCAAGCCTTCAGAGCAGGTGGCCAGACAGCTGACATGGACGCTGTCGGCACGACAATGTTCACTTGCATCATATGGGCAGTCAACGTCCAGATCGCGTTGACCATGTCCCACTTCACTTGGATCCAGCACGTTCTGATATGGGGAAGCATCGGCTTCTGGTATCTCTTCCTAGCACTCTACGGGATGATGCCTCCTAGCCTCTCCGGAAACATCTACAGGATCCTCGACGAGATTCTTGCTCCCGCGCCTGTCTACTGGATGGCTACCTTGCTGGTCACGGTAGCTGCGGTTCTTCCTTACGTCGCTCACATTGCTTTCCAGAGGTTCTTGAATCCGTTGGACCATCACATCATACAGGAGATCAAGTACTACAAGAGAGATGTGGAGGACGCGAGGCTGTGGACGAGAGAGGGTACTAAAGCGAGAGAGAAGACCAAGATTGGGTTCACGGCTAGAGTGGACGCAAAGATCAGGCATCTTAGGTCGAAACTGAACAAGAAACAGTCGAATCTGTCGCATTTTTCGGCTCAAGATGCAATGTCACCTAGATCGTTGTAG